One Halobaculum sp. CBA1158 DNA segment encodes these proteins:
- a CDS encoding alkaline phosphatase family protein, which yields MFDDEVAARIRDDRERDGFLFPHYGRYCFAGVPATLGGVLGVDLPGDPLPDGAVADVPGLAGTAPGDDAGYDRVCHVLVDGFGYEQWRREVAADRAPEWLADLAETARVTPLTSVYPSETAAAITTVHTGRTPAEHGVIGWDVYHPDADRVVQTLPFTAKSGDPADEAYGVDAGDLFAGGSIYDTLADAGVDSVTVQPTKAATGAYSAHALAGADSRGYEDLDGFRSLLTEAMAESAPGTYCYAYLSDVDGAAHAAGTDSDRYRETLAAVSEAVATALSGVPDEVAESTLLVVTADHGHVDTDPETNVDLWEHDFLTERMRRYETGAPAGYPLAGGDGGDGGDAGDDGHGGDAGNGEHGGDAAGDPLPPVGGARNVHLHLRPGMTEEVVDYLDRTFDGRAFTREEAFDRGLFGNRAVSDRLRRRCGDVVFVHRQRAVWRGDEPGKLGYVGWHGGLTSAEMLTPFAAAPLSDVV from the coding sequence ATGTTCGACGACGAGGTCGCCGCCCGCATCCGCGACGACCGCGAGCGCGACGGCTTCCTGTTCCCCCACTACGGCCGGTACTGCTTCGCCGGCGTCCCCGCGACCCTCGGCGGGGTGCTCGGCGTCGACCTCCCCGGCGACCCGCTCCCGGACGGTGCTGTCGCCGACGTGCCCGGGCTCGCCGGCACCGCCCCCGGTGACGACGCCGGCTACGACCGCGTCTGTCACGTGCTCGTCGACGGCTTCGGCTACGAGCAATGGCGTCGCGAGGTCGCCGCCGACCGCGCGCCGGAGTGGCTCGCCGACCTCGCGGAGACCGCCCGGGTGACGCCGCTCACGTCCGTCTACCCCTCGGAGACGGCGGCGGCGATCACGACCGTCCACACCGGCCGCACGCCCGCCGAGCACGGCGTGATCGGCTGGGACGTGTACCACCCCGACGCCGACCGCGTCGTCCAGACGCTCCCGTTCACGGCGAAGTCCGGCGACCCGGCCGACGAGGCGTACGGCGTCGACGCCGGCGACCTCTTCGCGGGCGGATCGATATACGACACCCTGGCGGACGCCGGCGTCGACTCGGTGACGGTGCAGCCCACGAAGGCGGCGACCGGAGCCTACTCCGCGCACGCGCTCGCCGGCGCTGACTCCCGCGGCTACGAGGACCTCGACGGCTTCCGGTCGCTGTTGACCGAGGCGATGGCGGAGTCGGCTCCGGGCACCTACTGCTACGCGTACCTCTCGGACGTGGACGGCGCGGCCCACGCGGCCGGCACCGACTCCGACCGCTACCGCGAGACGCTCGCGGCCGTCTCCGAGGCCGTCGCGACGGCGCTGTCGGGCGTCCCCGACGAGGTCGCCGAGTCGACGCTGCTCGTGGTCACCGCCGACCACGGCCACGTCGACACCGACCCCGAGACCAACGTCGACCTCTGGGAGCACGACTTCCTCACCGAGCGCATGCGCCGCTACGAGACCGGCGCTCCGGCCGGGTACCCGCTGGCGGGAGGTGACGGCGGAGACGGCGGCGACGCCGGCGACGACGGGCACGGCGGCGACGCCGGCAACGGCGAGCACGGCGGCGACGCCGCCGGCGATCCCCTCCCGCCGGTCGGCGGCGCGCGCAACGTCCACCTCCACCTCCGACCGGGAATGACCGAGGAGGTGGTCGACTACCTCGATCGGACCTTCGACGGACGGGCGTTCACCCGGGAGGAAGCCTTCGACCGCGGGCTGTTCGGCAACCGTGCTGTCTCTGACCGCCTCCGTCGCCGCTGCGGCGACGTGGTGTTCGTCCACCGACAAAGGGCGGTCTGGCGGGGCGACGAGCCGGGGAAGCTCGGGTACGTCGGCTGGCACGGCGGGCTGACGTCGGCGGAGATGTTGACGCCCTTCGCGGCCGCGCCGCTGTCGGACGTGGTCTGA
- a CDS encoding NAD(P)H-dependent oxidoreductase, whose product MSETPTVVAVNGSRRDGSYGRATLQYALDAAAEYGADPESIDLGDPGLDIPLYHPDVDAADAGDVPDLLARMRRADGVLLCSPVYHDSYSSAFRSFHDWCSFDEYEDTVVGLFAVAGGGSYGGTLEHMRATIRGVHGWVAPLQVGIRNARDRFEEWDDGDRPPAGAIGSSARYEFVDDNLRRRTEKLGRRIAHYAGHKDEFLNVPE is encoded by the coding sequence ATGTCGGAGACGCCCACCGTCGTCGCCGTGAACGGCTCTCGACGCGACGGGAGCTACGGTCGCGCGACGCTGCAGTACGCCCTCGACGCGGCAGCCGAGTACGGAGCCGACCCGGAGTCCATCGACCTCGGCGACCCCGGACTCGATATCCCGCTGTATCACCCCGACGTGGACGCCGCCGACGCCGGCGACGTGCCCGACCTCCTCGCGCGGATGCGCCGCGCCGACGGGGTGCTTTTGTGTTCCCCCGTGTATCACGACTCCTACTCCTCGGCGTTCCGGAGCTTCCACGACTGGTGTAGCTTCGACGAGTACGAGGACACCGTCGTCGGGCTGTTCGCCGTCGCCGGCGGCGGCTCCTACGGCGGCACGCTCGAGCACATGCGCGCGACGATCCGCGGCGTCCACGGCTGGGTCGCCCCGCTCCAGGTCGGGATCCGCAACGCCCGCGACCGCTTCGAGGAGTGGGACGACGGCGACCGTCCGCCCGCCGGCGCGATCGGATCGAGTGCACGCTACGAGTTCGTCGACGACAACCTCCGTCGACGCACCGAGAAACTCGGTCGCCGGATCGCCCACTACGCCGGCCACAAGGACGAGTTCCTGAACGTACCGGAGTGA
- a CDS encoding acyl-CoA dehydrogenase family protein has translation MLDYVGLEADLSAEETLIRDTAREFVAEEVAPDIADHYEAGTFPTELIPEMGELGFYAPNLEGYGSPNVSERAYGLLMQELEACDSGLRSMASVQGALVMYPIHAFGSEAQKERWLPDLGQGEAVGCFGLTEPDHGSNPAGMETAAERDSAEETSADPSEVVASEDADGFVLNGEKTWITNAPIADVAVVWAKLTSEEESPVRGFLVETDRDGVETPKIDDKLSMRASVTGGIVLDDVRVPEENVLPEVEGMKGPLSCLTQARYGIAWGAVGAARDCFETAREYQTDREQFGGPIARFQIQQEKLAEMATQITLAQLLAYRLADLKERGDLRPQQVSMAKRNNVRMARDQARIAREMLGGNGITTDYSPMRHMSNLETVYTYEGTHDIHSLILGADLTGIQAFE, from the coding sequence ATGCTCGATTACGTCGGTCTGGAGGCGGATCTCTCGGCGGAGGAGACGCTGATCCGGGACACCGCCCGGGAGTTCGTCGCCGAGGAGGTCGCCCCCGACATCGCCGACCACTACGAGGCGGGTACCTTCCCGACGGAGCTCATCCCCGAGATGGGCGAGCTCGGATTCTACGCGCCGAACCTGGAGGGGTACGGCTCCCCGAACGTCTCCGAGCGGGCGTACGGCCTGCTCATGCAGGAGTTGGAGGCGTGCGACTCGGGCCTGCGTTCGATGGCCAGCGTGCAGGGCGCGCTCGTGATGTACCCGATCCACGCGTTCGGCAGCGAGGCCCAGAAGGAACGCTGGCTCCCCGACCTCGGTCAGGGGGAGGCGGTCGGCTGCTTCGGCCTGACGGAGCCGGACCACGGCTCGAATCCGGCGGGGATGGAGACGGCGGCCGAGCGCGACTCCGCGGAGGAGACCTCCGCTGACCCCTCGGAAGTCGTCGCTTCCGAGGACGCCGACGGCTTCGTCCTCAACGGCGAGAAGACGTGGATCACCAACGCCCCCATCGCCGACGTGGCGGTCGTGTGGGCGAAGCTGACGAGCGAGGAGGAGTCGCCGGTGCGGGGCTTCCTCGTCGAGACCGACCGCGACGGCGTCGAGACCCCGAAGATCGACGACAAGCTCTCGATGCGCGCGTCCGTCACCGGCGGGATCGTCCTCGACGACGTTCGCGTGCCAGAGGAGAACGTCCTCCCCGAGGTGGAGGGGATGAAGGGGCCGCTGTCGTGTCTCACACAGGCCCGGTACGGCATCGCGTGGGGCGCGGTCGGCGCGGCCCGCGACTGCTTCGAGACGGCCCGCGAGTACCAGACCGACCGCGAGCAGTTCGGCGGTCCGATCGCGCGCTTCCAGATCCAACAGGAGAAGCTGGCGGAGATGGCGACCCAGATCACCCTCGCGCAACTGCTCGCGTACCGCCTCGCCGACCTGAAGGAGCGCGGCGATCTGCGCCCCCAGCAGGTGTCGATGGCCAAGCGAAACAACGTCCGGATGGCGCGCGACCAGGCCCGGATCGCCCGGGAGATGCTCGGCGGCAACGGGATCACGACGGATTACTCGCCGATGCGCCACATGAGCAACCTGGAGACGGTGTACACCTACGAGGGCACCCACGACATCCACTCGCTGATCCTCGGTGCCGACCTCACCGGGATCCAGGCGTTCGAGTAG
- a CDS encoding cation diffusion facilitator family transporter, with the protein MAGGSRSVVIAALIANGSIAVMKFFGFLLTGSPSMLSETYHSISDTGNQVFLLIGIRYSKQEASRAHPFGYGKAQFFYAFLVSVLLFGIAGWESLKHGYGALMNPGHGGERADVILAGINFTELVPVDPFWINVVVLLGAIVFEVWALAKANAELQRQIDSYGWSGVREAFSKTSDVTTLTAFTEDAVALGGAVIALVGITLARYLEMPIFDAIASIAIGALLMGFAVALAWENKRLILGESLAADVESELRTAIADHEGVVHVDGFRTVFVGPGEALVTADVSFDDESVTADLDEDITRIEEKLRGIDDRVRAVYIEPER; encoded by the coding sequence ATGGCTGGAGGAAGCAGATCCGTGGTGATCGCCGCGCTGATCGCCAACGGGTCCATCGCGGTGATGAAGTTCTTCGGGTTCCTGCTCACCGGGTCGCCGTCGATGCTCTCGGAGACGTACCACTCGATCTCCGACACCGGGAACCAGGTGTTCCTCCTCATCGGGATCCGCTATTCGAAACAGGAGGCGAGCCGGGCACACCCGTTCGGCTACGGGAAGGCCCAGTTCTTCTACGCGTTTCTCGTCTCGGTGCTGCTGTTCGGCATCGCCGGCTGGGAGTCGCTGAAACACGGCTACGGTGCGTTGATGAATCCCGGCCACGGCGGCGAGCGCGCCGACGTGATCCTCGCGGGGATCAACTTCACCGAACTCGTCCCGGTCGACCCGTTCTGGATAAACGTCGTCGTCCTCCTCGGCGCGATCGTCTTCGAGGTCTGGGCACTCGCGAAGGCGAACGCGGAGCTCCAGCGACAGATCGACTCGTACGGCTGGTCGGGGGTCCGCGAGGCGTTCTCCAAGACCAGCGACGTGACGACGCTCACCGCCTTCACCGAGGACGCGGTCGCGCTGGGCGGGGCCGTCATCGCGCTCGTCGGGATCACCCTCGCGCGGTATCTCGAGATGCCGATCTTCGACGCGATCGCCTCGATCGCCATCGGCGCGCTGTTGATGGGCTTCGCGGTCGCGCTCGCGTGGGAGAACAAGCGCCTCATCCTCGGCGAGTCGCTGGCCGCCGACGTTGAGTCGGAGCTACGGACGGCGATCGCCGACCACGAGGGCGTCGTCCACGTCGACGGCTTCCGGACCGTGTTCGTCGGCCCCGGCGAGGCGCTCGTCACCGCCGACGTGAGCTTCGACGACGAGTCGGTGACGGCCGACCTCGACGAGGACATCACGAGGATCGAGGAGAAACTGCGGGGCATCGACGACCGCGTCCGAGCGGTCTACATCGAGCCCGAGCGATAG
- a CDS encoding GNAT family N-acetyltransferase, which yields MTGEGGGDRDGDDTAASIRPARDDDDDAVRRLLDAAMLSVPDDLAERVAGGDALVAVDDDTTGEAEGPAVIGAIVLDDGHIDAVAVRKRRRADGVGTAIVAAAAERTDGSLTATFRPGVRPFYESLRFEIETCGERDGRLLGTLPADRDVRR from the coding sequence ATGACCGGCGAGGGCGGCGGCGACCGCGACGGCGACGACACCGCCGCCTCGATCCGACCCGCCCGCGACGACGACGACGACGCGGTCAGGCGACTCCTCGACGCCGCGATGCTCTCGGTCCCCGACGATCTCGCCGAGCGCGTCGCCGGCGGCGACGCGCTGGTCGCCGTCGACGACGACACCACGGGCGAGGCCGAAGGCCCTGCCGTGATCGGCGCGATCGTGCTCGACGATGGTCACATCGACGCGGTCGCGGTCCGCAAGCGTCGGCGGGCCGACGGCGTCGGCACCGCCATCGTGGCGGCGGCCGCCGAGCGAACCGACGGGTCGTTGACGGCGACGTTCAGGCCAGGGGTACGGCCGTTCTACGAGTCGCTGAGGTTCGAGATCGAGACGTGCGGCGAGCGCGACGGGCGGCTGCTCGGGACGCTTCCGGCCGACAGGGACGTGAGGCGGTGA
- a CDS encoding phosphoglucomutase/phosphomannomutase family protein, whose protein sequence is MNEISFGTDGWRATLDTFTDRRVRIVGQAVADTLAESEPDGTDRPVIVGYDARPTSEGFAESLAEVLAGNGFDVLLPERDCPTPLVAHAIVERDAAGALMVTASHNPPEYNGVKFIPDDGAPALPDVTTRITDRLREPDLVAAGTDDEGEIRRVDLVTPHAEHARDLVAGADGTLDLSGLTVAYDAMHGSGRGVTDALLESAGAEVDRLRCERDPEFGGGSPEPSAENLEELAERVVDGDADVGVANDGDADRLAIVTPERGHLDENLFFAATYDRLLEDRSGPAVRTVSTTFLIDRVAEAHGEDVYETAVGFKWVAEAMGEHDALIGGEESGGFSVRGHVREKDGVLLALLAAAAESEESYDDRVDRLEAEHGRIVADKVSVDCPDDRKERVLADLAEHIPDEVAGEAVADVVTVDGFKLLLADGSWLLVRPSGTEPKMRVYAESGSEADTAAVLAEGRELVEPLV, encoded by the coding sequence ATGAACGAGATCTCCTTCGGCACCGACGGGTGGCGCGCCACCCTCGACACGTTCACCGACCGACGCGTCCGGATCGTCGGGCAGGCCGTCGCCGACACGCTCGCCGAGTCCGAGCCCGACGGCACCGATCGCCCCGTGATCGTCGGCTACGACGCCCGGCCGACCTCCGAGGGGTTCGCCGAGTCGCTCGCCGAGGTGCTCGCGGGCAACGGCTTCGACGTGCTGCTCCCCGAGCGCGACTGCCCGACGCCGCTGGTGGCACACGCCATCGTCGAGCGCGACGCGGCGGGCGCGCTGATGGTCACGGCCTCCCACAACCCGCCCGAGTACAACGGCGTGAAGTTCATCCCCGACGACGGCGCGCCCGCCCTGCCGGACGTGACGACACGGATCACCGACCGCCTCCGTGAACCCGACCTCGTGGCCGCCGGCACCGACGACGAGGGCGAGATCCGTCGCGTCGACCTCGTGACGCCCCACGCCGAGCACGCCCGCGACCTCGTCGCCGGCGCGGACGGGACGCTCGATCTCTCGGGACTGACGGTCGCCTACGACGCCATGCACGGCAGCGGCCGGGGCGTCACCGACGCCCTCCTCGAGTCGGCGGGCGCGGAGGTGGACCGTCTGCGGTGCGAGCGCGACCCCGAATTCGGCGGCGGCTCCCCCGAGCCGTCGGCGGAGAACCTCGAGGAGCTAGCCGAGCGCGTCGTCGACGGGGACGCGGACGTCGGGGTGGCCAACGACGGCGACGCCGACCGGCTGGCGATCGTGACGCCCGAGCGGGGCCACCTCGACGAGAACCTCTTCTTCGCGGCCACCTACGACCGCCTCCTCGAGGACCGGTCGGGGCCGGCGGTCCGCACGGTCTCGACGACGTTCCTGATCGACCGGGTCGCCGAGGCGCACGGCGAGGACGTGTACGAGACGGCGGTCGGATTCAAGTGGGTCGCCGAGGCGATGGGCGAGCACGACGCGCTGATCGGCGGGGAGGAGTCCGGCGGCTTCTCCGTCCGGGGCCACGTCCGCGAGAAGGACGGCGTCCTGCTGGCGCTGCTCGCGGCCGCCGCCGAGAGCGAGGAGTCGTACGACGACCGCGTCGACCGCCTGGAGGCCGAGCACGGTCGGATCGTCGCCGACAAGGTCAGCGTCGACTGCCCCGACGACCGGAAGGAGCGCGTGCTCGCCGACCTCGCCGAGCACATCCCCGACGAGGTCGCCGGCGAGGCGGTCGCCGACGTGGTGACCGTCGACGGCTTCAAGCTCCTGCTCGCGGACGGCTCGTGGCTGCTCGTTCGCCCCTCCGGCACGGAGCCGAAGATGCGCGTGTACGCCGAGTCCGGATCCGAGGCGGACACCGCCGCCGTCCTCGCCGAGGGGCGCGAACTGGTCGAGCCGCTCGTTTGA
- a CDS encoding replication factor C small subunit — translation MFSGPAGVGKCTTGETPILTNRGVERIDRVVGDIEGFGTPEEGTEVVTFDDDGEFEHVEPSQVFGKEADELVSVTTRDGGEFTVTPEHKLLVIDADGLSWTPAGEIDVGQRVVRPLEIPTPTDPKLEWIDAVDDDRIEIELTGRAIEEFDRPVVSPSDLRTDDTSREQLREDVERITYVSASGNRSRPITPPWEVTPELARFVGLAVAEARIERGRVKFYNTDADLLDAFDAAIESCFGLSGTRGEQKGVPYVEVISRTLTHYLEEMFDVFASAGGADPNAVGSALVAADDTARAAFLRAMFDAEAHVADNGVVELTQRNERHITLLSYLLSSFGVPSRRKRVRKSATNGSGTEREYHQLSISGASALSRFEERIGFDIEEKAAALARATDRRSNPNHDTMPAQSTVHDLTESLCLPIGELTSDSLHPENPGRERYLDDVEAVLDAAVERVETAQTVLARLDTLSPALNDASAVPAAWVDARLDLEPLSKRKRVSEEIGVRTDRLLEYADGRRTPNARRTMGILSQLEGTRRSVDIGAIQRVLCDCIDSLGISYNEVAEGTTLRGTETIALLSNDDHAPSSLPRFETVADRVRTLASRMCSLEVIEDIASLDRLASADLYFDEVESVERADGPERVYDLTVSETRNYLAGNVPTVMHNTTSAVAIARTIYGDDWRTNFLELNASDQRGIDVVRDRIKNFARSSFGGHDYRIIFLDEADSLTDDAQSALRRTMEQFSDNTRFILSCNYSSKIIDPIQSRCAVFRFSPLSDEAVEAQVRDIAADQDIEITDEGLDALVYAADGDMRRAINSLQAAATTGDVVDEETVYEITATARPEEIEAMVEDALAGDFSKSRATLDTLLTETGMAGGDVIDQLHRSVWEFDLSDREAVRLMERIGETDYRISEGANEQVQLEALLASLALADE, via the coding sequence CTGTTTTCGGGGCCGGCAGGTGTCGGGAAGTGTACGACGGGGGAAACACCGATACTCACGAACAGAGGAGTCGAACGCATCGACCGTGTCGTCGGCGACATCGAGGGGTTCGGGACTCCCGAGGAAGGAACGGAGGTCGTGACGTTCGACGACGACGGCGAGTTCGAGCACGTCGAGCCATCACAGGTCTTCGGGAAGGAGGCCGACGAACTCGTCTCGGTGACGACGCGCGACGGCGGCGAGTTCACCGTCACGCCGGAGCACAAACTCCTCGTCATCGACGCCGACGGACTCTCGTGGACCCCTGCCGGGGAGATCGATGTCGGTCAGCGGGTCGTCCGTCCGCTCGAAATCCCGACGCCGACGGATCCGAAGCTGGAGTGGATCGACGCTGTCGACGACGACCGGATCGAGATCGAACTGACTGGCCGCGCGATCGAGGAGTTCGATCGGCCCGTCGTTTCGCCGTCGGACCTCCGAACGGACGATACCTCTCGAGAACAACTTCGCGAGGATGTCGAACGGATAACGTACGTGAGTGCGTCCGGGAACCGGTCTCGTCCGATCACGCCCCCTTGGGAAGTGACGCCGGAACTCGCTCGGTTCGTCGGGCTCGCTGTCGCGGAGGCACGTATTGAACGCGGTCGGGTGAAATTTTATAACACGGATGCAGACCTCCTCGACGCGTTCGACGCGGCGATCGAGTCCTGTTTCGGACTGTCTGGGACGCGGGGCGAACAGAAGGGAGTTCCGTACGTCGAGGTGATCTCTCGGACGCTCACCCACTACTTGGAGGAGATGTTCGACGTGTTCGCGAGTGCCGGAGGAGCGGACCCGAACGCCGTTGGGTCGGCACTCGTCGCCGCGGACGATACCGCCCGAGCGGCGTTCCTCCGTGCGATGTTCGACGCCGAGGCACACGTCGCGGACAACGGCGTCGTCGAACTGACTCAACGGAACGAGCGTCACATCACCCTCCTCTCGTATCTCCTTTCGTCGTTCGGGGTTCCGTCCCGCCGCAAACGTGTTCGAAAGTCGGCAACGAACGGGAGCGGGACGGAGCGAGAGTACCACCAGCTGTCGATCTCCGGTGCTTCCGCGCTATCGCGGTTCGAGGAGCGGATCGGGTTCGACATCGAGGAGAAGGCAGCCGCGCTCGCGCGGGCCACCGACCGGCGCTCCAACCCGAACCACGACACGATGCCGGCCCAATCCACCGTCCACGACCTTACTGAGAGTCTTTGTCTTCCTATCGGCGAACTCACATCGGACTCGCTCCACCCTGAAAACCCCGGTAGAGAGCGGTACCTCGACGATGTCGAGGCGGTGCTCGATGCTGCTGTCGAACGTGTCGAAACCGCCCAGACCGTGCTTGCTCGGCTCGATACGCTTTCGCCAGCATTGAACGACGCGTCGGCGGTCCCCGCAGCGTGGGTCGACGCCCGCCTGGATCTCGAACCGCTGAGTAAGCGGAAGCGGGTCTCCGAGGAGATAGGAGTTCGGACGGATAGACTTCTCGAATACGCGGACGGTCGACGGACGCCGAACGCAAGGCGAACGATGGGCATCCTCTCGCAACTCGAGGGGACCCGACGGTCCGTCGATATCGGAGCTATCCAGCGGGTGTTGTGTGACTGTATCGATTCGTTGGGAATTTCGTACAACGAAGTCGCGGAGGGCACCACGCTCCGTGGAACCGAAACCATCGCGCTCCTCTCGAACGACGACCACGCGCCGTCGTCGTTGCCACGGTTTGAGACGGTCGCGGATCGGGTCCGGACGCTCGCGTCCCGGATGTGTTCCCTGGAGGTGATCGAGGATATCGCCTCGTTAGACCGACTCGCGTCCGCCGACCTCTACTTCGATGAGGTCGAGTCGGTCGAACGGGCGGACGGTCCCGAGCGCGTGTACGACCTCACCGTTTCGGAGACGCGGAATTATCTGGCCGGGAACGTCCCGACCGTGATGCATAACACGACCTCGGCCGTCGCGATCGCCAGGACCATTTACGGCGACGACTGGCGGACGAACTTCCTCGAACTCAACGCCTCCGACCAGCGCGGCATCGACGTGGTCAGAGACCGGATCAAGAACTTCGCGCGCTCCTCCTTCGGCGGCCACGACTACCGGATTATCTTCCTCGACGAGGCCGACTCGCTCACCGACGACGCCCAGTCAGCGCTCCGGCGGACGATGGAGCAGTTCTCCGACAACACGCGCTTCATCCTCTCGTGCAACTACTCCTCGAAGATCATCGACCCGATCCAGTCGCGGTGTGCCGTCTTCCGCTTCTCGCCGCTGTCGGACGAGGCCGTCGAGGCGCAGGTGCGCGACATCGCCGCCGATCAGGACATCGAGATCACCGACGAGGGCCTCGACGCGCTGGTGTACGCCGCCGACGGCGACATGCGTCGCGCGATCAACTCCCTGCAGGCGGCCGCGACGACCGGCGACGTGGTCGACGAGGAGACCGTCTACGAGATCACCGCGACCGCCCGGCCCGAGGAGATCGAGGCCATGGTCGAGGACGCGCTCGCGGGCGACTTCTCGAAGTCGCGGGCGACGCTCGACACCCTCCTCACGGAGACGGGAATGGCCGGCGGCGACGTGATCGACCAGCTCCACCGCTCGGTGTGGGAGTTCGATCTGTCCGACAGGGAGGCGGTGCGGCTGATGGAGCGCATCGGCGAGACCGACTACCGGATCTCCGAGGGCGCGAACGAGCAGGTGCAGTTGGAGGCGCTGCTGGCGTCGCTGGCGCTGGCCGACGAGTAG
- a CDS encoding ubiquitin-like small modifier protein 2, whose protein sequence is MDVTCEVVGEGTETLSLDDDATYADVCRATGYSPHEVTVLVDGSPVPEDASVEASELKLLRLITGG, encoded by the coding sequence ATGGACGTGACCTGCGAGGTCGTCGGTGAGGGGACCGAGACGCTCTCGCTCGACGACGACGCGACCTACGCCGACGTGTGTCGGGCGACCGGCTACTCGCCCCACGAGGTGACTGTGCTCGTGGACGGAAGCCCGGTCCCGGAGGACGCCTCGGTCGAGGCGAGCGAACTGAAGCTGCTCCGGCTCATCACGGGCGGATGA
- a CDS encoding winged helix-turn-helix domain-containing protein → MAEFPSSIPGIGGPASDGDDDGEAEPRVIGVDGDDADAVLSSLSSDTARAILAALHDSPGPASDVADRVDTSLQNAQYHLKRLREAGVVEVTGTAYSRKGREMDVYAPADGPLVLVAGSESEASGIRATLSRVLGGVGAIGLGAAVVETVLGGPFAPTLGFGSAGSADGGGDSGGTNVSADSTDAAATEAPADAETATEAATETAADDGGIGIAEATETPPPETAAPETTAEPAATEAAAETTYTVAADTAPTLAEQLAASPGFLFLCGGLLALALAALYVHRRGGA, encoded by the coding sequence ATGGCCGAGTTCCCGTCCTCCATCCCGGGGATCGGCGGGCCGGCGTCCGACGGGGACGACGACGGCGAGGCCGAACCGCGCGTCATCGGCGTCGACGGCGACGACGCGGACGCCGTGCTGTCGTCGCTCTCCTCGGACACCGCCCGCGCGATCCTCGCCGCCCTCCACGACAGCCCGGGACCCGCAAGCGACGTGGCCGACCGCGTCGACACCTCCCTCCAGAACGCCCAGTACCACCTCAAGCGGCTTCGCGAGGCGGGCGTCGTCGAGGTCACCGGCACGGCCTACTCGCGGAAGGGCCGCGAGATGGACGTGTACGCCCCCGCCGACGGCCCGCTCGTGCTCGTGGCCGGAAGCGAGTCGGAGGCGTCCGGCATCCGCGCGACGCTCAGCCGCGTGCTCGGCGGCGTCGGCGCGATCGGTCTGGGCGCGGCCGTCGTCGAGACCGTCCTCGGAGGACCGTTCGCCCCGACTCTCGGCTTCGGATCCGCCGGATCCGCCGACGGCGGCGGCGACTCCGGCGGGACGAACGTGAGCGCCGATTCGACGGACGCGGCCGCGACCGAAGCGCCGGCGGACGCCGAGACGGCGACGGAGGCGGCGACCGAGACCGCGGCCGACGACGGCGGGATCGGGATCGCCGAGGCGACCGAAACGCCGCCCCCGGAGACGGCGGCACCCGAGACGACCGCGGAGCCCGCCGCCACGGAGGCGGCCGCCGAGACGACGTACACCGTCGCCGCCGACACCGCCCCGACGCTCGCGGAGCAACTGGCCGCCTCGCCGGGGTTCCTCTTCCTGTGCGGGGGACTGCTCGCGCTGGCGCTGGCGGCGCTGTACGTCCACCGTCGCGGCGGCGCGTGA
- a CDS encoding metallophosphoesterase, with product MLAVISDTHATDDHRLRGRTLDAVRSADAVIHAGDFYREPVLEALLDVNDSLYGVTGNNDDAALRDRLPGERVVAHEGATIAVRHRSRSGATGLALFGRERDADLVVFGHSHRPEFDDSGPVPLLNPGSYAQPRGNRAAHAELARTADGLSGRLVTPEGEPIEEFAVPVRDA from the coding sequence ATGCTCGCCGTCATCTCGGACACGCACGCAACCGACGACCACCGCCTGCGCGGTCGAACGCTCGATGCGGTCCGGTCGGCCGACGCCGTGATCCACGCGGGCGACTTCTACCGCGAGCCCGTGCTCGAGGCGCTCCTCGACGTGAACGACTCGCTGTACGGCGTCACCGGCAACAACGACGACGCGGCGCTGCGCGATCGGCTCCCCGGCGAACGGGTCGTCGCCCACGAGGGCGCGACGATCGCGGTGCGCCACCGGAGCCGAAGCGGCGCGACGGGGCTGGCGCTGTTCGGTCGCGAACGCGACGCGGACCTCGTCGTCTTCGGCCACAGCCACCGTCCGGAGTTCGACGACTCCGGCCCGGTGCCGCTGCTCAACCCCGGAAGCTACGCACAGCCCCGCGGCAACCGCGCGGCCCACGCCGAACTCGCCCGGACGGCCGACGGGCTCTCGGGGCGACTCGTCACGCCGGAGGGCGAACCCATCGAGGAGTTCGCGGTACCGGTCCGGGACGCGTGA